A single genomic interval of Asterias amurensis chromosome 1, ASM3211899v1 harbors:
- the LOC139942122 gene encoding dynein regulatory complex subunit 5-like — protein sequence MTTEPPITDQGSTHSKEDVNINNNASKPGGIRSGARKSLPSPLTSARSNAAADNRNMRRIIAEDPEWSLATVPLLTELCVTHIVNNFAEHPKLDELLPKYKSKVLEKISTNLPLKVIAHLVSDEGYWQRCCKSRWQVCDVSKYAGSWKRMFFERHLEHIIEHFVPETTDPTQLSETLPLASPYIKQLNIKQLLPPVKEELSKQVEDVSDAGSDAGLDGPSMDHFEFSLVTQKLPYLQELRITYGVQDCGMNFEWNLFQFTSRDCLLLSKCIKSCRSLKIFQLHRSKVDDDKVRVFIAHNLDHPSLQELDLSHNMIGDSGARAVGKFLNGHCILKKVDLCNNRIRSSGAAAIGHALSKNTTLKHLNIRLNRLGDEGGQSLCRALVKNTTLEELNIGSNELTEPTAAIMAQVVISNITLRRVNLSCNRLGPDGGKQLQEGMEENKTILELDLRLTEVGQESEYCINQILKKNQERERELKLIEKEKSSLDR from the exons ATGACAACCGAGCCACCAATCACAGATCAGGGTAGCACCCATAGTAAGGAAGAcgtcaacatcaacaacaatgcGAGTAAACCGGGAGGAATACGCAGTGGAGCGCGTAAGTCCTTGCCGTCACCTCTCACCAGTGCGAGGAGCAACGCAGCGGCAGATAATCGTAATATGCGTCGGATTATCGCAGAGGATCCTGAATGGTCATTGGCCACGGTTCCTCTCTTGACGGAGCTGTGTGTCACGCACATCGTCAATAACTTTGCAG AGCATCCGAAGCTTGATGAACTTCTTCCCAAGTACAAATCTAAAGTCTTGGAGAAGATCTCCACCAACCTTCCTCTGAAGGTCATAGCTCACCTTGTCTCTGACGAGGGCTACTGGCAAAGATGCTGCAAATCAAGATGGCAAGTTTGTGACGTCTCCAAGTACGCCGGTAGCTGGAAGAGGATGTTCTTTGAACGCCACTTAGAGCACATCATTGAGCACTTCGTACCAGAGACAACAGACCCAACCCAGTTGAGTGAGACCTTACCACTTGCAAGTCCCTACATCAAGCAGTTAAATATCAAACAGTTATTACCACCGGTTAAAGAAGAACTCTCCAAGCAAGTTGAGGATGTGTCGGACGCGGGGAGTGACGCTGGACTAGATGGACCCAGCATGGATCATTTTGAGTTCAGTCTCGTCACTCAGAAGCTACCTTACCTTCAAGAGCTCCGTATCACCTACGGGGTTCAAGACTGCGGAATGAATTTCGAGTGGAACTTGTTTCAATTCACGTCTCGCGATTGCCTCCTTCTCTCCAAATGCATCAAGTCTTGTCGCTCTCTGAAAATCTTCCAGCTCCATAGGAGTAAAGTCGACGACGACAAAGTCCGCGTTTTCATCGCGCATAATCTGGACCACCCGTCGCTACAGGAGCTTGACTTGTCTCATAACATGATTGGAGACAGCGGGGCACGAGCTGTCGGCAAATTTCTGAACGGACATTGCATCCTCAAGAAAGTTGATTTGTGTAACAATCGGATCCGATCCAGCGGGGCTGCTGCCATCGGCCATGCCTTGTCAAAGAATACAACATTGAAGCATCTTAACATTAGACTCAACAGATTGGGGGATGAAG GTGGGCAGTCTCTTTGCCGAGCCCTGGTCAAGAACACAACCCTTGAGGAGCTGAATATCGGAAGTAATGAGCTGACTGAACCAACGGCTGCCATTATGGCTCAAGTTGTTATCTCTAACATCACACTCAGGAGAGTCAACTTGTCTTGTAATAGACTTGGACCT GATGGAGGCAAGCAACTTCAAGAAGGCATGGAGGAGAATAAAACCATCTTAGAGCTGGATCTACGACTGACGGAGGTCGGACAAGAATCAGAGTACTGCATCAATCAGATCCTGAAGAAGAATCAAGAACGAGAACGGGAATTAAAGCTGATCGAGAAAGAGAAGAGTTCCTTGGATAGATAA